Proteins from a single region of Mycoplasma leachii PG50:
- the folD gene encoding bifunctional methylenetetrahydrofolate dehydrogenase/methenyltetrahydrofolate cyclohydrolase FolD translates to MVILDGKLVSKQIKEALKKQIDTYLNKNYKKPKLAVILIGNDPASELYVSNKIKACNLVGIESVLLRFDQNITSEMLSDQINQLNNDNSVDAILLQLPLPKHLNEQEFLQAIDPLKDVDGFHYINQGKMLEGYNTIYPCTPIGIINLLKAYNIDVRSKDITIIGTSNIVGKPLAIMLSNMGATISMCNKNTKSLKKYTKRSDIVISATGKQALIKKDMIKKNAIVIDVGIIKDPITNKIVGDVDFENVKELCSYITPVPGGVGPMTVSMLLENTFKLYKLHIKENYEN, encoded by the coding sequence ATGGTTATTTTAGATGGTAAGTTAGTTTCAAAACAAATTAAAGAAGCTTTAAAAAAACAAATTGACACATATTTAAATAAAAACTATAAAAAACCTAAATTAGCTGTAATTTTAATTGGAAATGATCCAGCAAGTGAATTATATGTTTCAAATAAAATAAAAGCTTGTAACTTAGTAGGAATTGAATCAGTGTTATTAAGATTTGATCAAAATATCACTAGTGAAATGTTATCTGATCAAATTAATCAATTAAATAATGATAATAGTGTTGATGCAATTTTATTACAATTACCATTACCAAAACATTTAAATGAACAAGAGTTTTTACAAGCAATTGATCCTTTAAAAGATGTAGATGGGTTTCACTATATTAATCAAGGAAAAATGTTAGAAGGTTATAATACTATTTATCCTTGTACACCAATTGGAATTATTAATTTATTAAAAGCTTATAATATTGATGTTAGATCAAAAGATATAACTATTATTGGAACTTCAAATATTGTTGGAAAACCTTTAGCAATAATGTTATCTAATATGGGTGCAACAATTAGTATGTGTAATAAAAATACAAAGAGTTTAAAAAAATATACTAAAAGATCTGATATAGTAATTTCAGCTACTGGAAAACAAGCGCTTATTAAAAAAGATATGATTAAAAAAAATGCTATTGTAATTGATGTTGGAATTATAAAAGATCCAATTACTAATAAAATAGTTGGTGATGTTGATTTTGAAAATGTTAAAGAACTTTGTTCATATATTACTCCAGTTCCAGGTGGTGTTGGACCTATGACTGTTAGTATGTTATTAGAAAATACATTCAAATTATACAAACTACATATAAAGGAAAATTATGAAAACTAG
- a CDS encoding potassium transporter TrkG → MFFKKKNNKKHKWKFTSRLFKKTSNFNEEKYKFFRLVKDIWPLSKTSGKIFLIYVAIILLGGLLLSIPNFSLTKSGSKYNWDFLTGIFIASSGFSDTGLTVLDVSHSYTFWGQFILLLLIEFGGIGVLTFKIILFLIINKKISISDTIVAQSERGSATTSLTIVLIKDGFIWLTSVQVISAFILFFLFFFNQPSNNPNLEVVSPYHDFWKSLWFAVFHSTSAVNNAGFDIISPNSLQPYNVDNHRVYAIQVIFMLEWIIGGLGYPTFHDIKRKLKARKTKEKINFSLFTKINFWVYLVLFIFGPLAVFATEYSNYNHSLIFHYYDENFTVLNAKSNIVVFMDILFNTTASRNAGFSTIDISTFNSGSKAILSILMFIGSAPSSTAGGIRTTTFGILLLSTFKIIKNQKFTSAFRKTIPSETVNRSYAAFFISTFLIFVALFIIYVDSNSVFHTLKNHNSASINTILLITSAFGTVGLSPLAHFQMYQLGVVTKISIILIMFIGQLGVSNTLLIFLKPARDKAYKYLEEDITIG, encoded by the coding sequence ATGTTTTTTAAGAAAAAAAATAATAAAAAACACAAATGAAAATTCACCTCAAGACTTTTTAAAAAAACTTCAAATTTTAATGAAGAAAAGTATAAATTTTTCCGACTAGTTAAAGATATTTGACCACTTTCTAAAACTTCAGGAAAGATTTTTTTAATTTATGTAGCAATTATTTTATTAGGAGGGTTATTATTATCAATTCCTAACTTTTCACTAACTAAAAGTGGATCTAAATATAATTGAGATTTTTTAACTGGAATATTTATTGCTTCATCTGGATTTAGTGATACTGGTTTAACTGTTTTAGATGTTTCTCATTCTTATACTTTTTGAGGTCAGTTTATTTTATTATTACTAATTGAATTTGGTGGAATTGGTGTTTTAACTTTTAAAATTATTTTATTTTTAATTATTAATAAAAAAATCTCAATTTCAGATACTATTGTTGCTCAATCTGAAAGAGGAAGTGCTACAACTAGTTTAACTATTGTTCTAATTAAAGATGGGTTTATTTGACTAACTTCAGTTCAAGTGATTTCAGCTTTTATTTTATTCTTTTTATTCTTTTTTAATCAACCTTCAAATAATCCAAATTTAGAAGTGGTTTCACCATATCATGATTTTTGAAAGTCTTTATGATTTGCTGTTTTTCATTCTACAAGTGCTGTAAATAATGCTGGGTTTGATATTATTTCACCAAACTCATTACAACCATATAATGTAGATAATCATAGAGTTTATGCTATTCAAGTAATTTTTATGCTTGAGTGAATAATTGGTGGATTAGGTTATCCTACTTTTCATGATATTAAACGTAAACTAAAAGCTAGAAAAACTAAAGAAAAAATTAATTTTAGTTTATTTACAAAAATTAATTTCTGAGTGTATTTAGTATTATTTATCTTTGGTCCTTTAGCTGTTTTTGCAACAGAATATTCAAATTACAATCATTCATTAATTTTTCATTATTATGATGAAAACTTTACTGTTTTAAATGCTAAATCTAATATTGTTGTTTTTATGGATATTTTATTTAATACAACAGCTTCAAGAAATGCTGGGTTTTCAACAATTGATATTTCAACTTTTAATTCAGGATCAAAAGCTATATTATCAATTTTAATGTTTATTGGATCAGCACCAAGTTCAACTGCTGGAGGAATTAGAACTACAACTTTTGGAATACTGCTTTTATCAACCTTTAAAATTATTAAAAACCAAAAATTCACAAGTGCTTTTAGAAAAACTATACCTAGTGAAACTGTTAATAGAAGTTATGCAGCATTCTTTATTTCAACATTTTTAATTTTTGTTGCTTTATTTATTATTTATGTTGATTCAAATAGTGTTTTTCATACTTTAAAAAACCATAACAGTGCTTCAATTAATACTATTTTATTAATTACTAGTGCATTTGGGACTGTTGGATTATCTCCATTAGCTCATTTTCAAATGTATCAATTAGGAGTTGTTACTAAAATATCAATTATTTTAATTATGTTTATTGGTCAATTAGGAGTTTCAAATACTTTATTAATCTTTTTAAAACCTGCAAGAGATAAAGCTTATAAATATCTTGAAGAAGATATAACTATAGGATAG
- a CDS encoding potassium channel family protein — translation MAKKQNFAIIGVSNFTLSVIETLVQKRQSVTVFDIDERRLNLYLSEFDTVEGIVIDTTNKVALAKKGIQSYDWVIVGIENELESSLVTVLNLLDLKCTNITVKAKDDNYRRVLLALGLTENQIIVPNKIAGEITATRVIFNIDFDIEVHSIDDEFISSTLEVKNSDLFNKNIQQVGLSANKDFNIIQIRRKGKILLPDDYTELKEGDHIVVFARTTIINSLAEKIQGMIDEETDPNLLTEEQ, via the coding sequence ATGGCAAAAAAACAAAACTTTGCAATCATTGGTGTTTCTAACTTTACTTTGTCTGTTATTGAAACTTTAGTACAAAAAAGACAATCTGTAACTGTTTTTGATATTGATGAAAGACGTTTGAATTTATATTTATCTGAATTTGATACAGTTGAAGGAATTGTAATTGATACAACTAATAAAGTAGCTCTAGCAAAAAAAGGAATTCAATCATATGATTGAGTGATTGTTGGAATTGAAAATGAATTAGAATCATCACTAGTAACAGTTTTAAACTTATTAGATTTAAAATGTACTAATATTACAGTTAAAGCAAAAGATGATAATTATAGAAGAGTTTTACTAGCTTTAGGTTTAACTGAAAATCAAATTATTGTTCCTAATAAAATTGCTGGAGAAATTACAGCTACTAGAGTAATTTTTAATATTGATTTTGATATTGAAGTGCATTCAATTGATGATGAATTTATCTCTTCAACTTTAGAAGTTAAAAACTCTGATTTATTTAATAAAAATATTCAACAAGTTGGATTATCAGCAAATAAAGATTTTAATATTATTCAAATTAGAAGAAAAGGTAAGATCTTATTACCAGATGATTATACTGAACTAAAAGAAGGAGATCATATTGTAGTTTTTGCAAGAACTACTATTATTAATAGTTTAGCTGAAAAAATTCAAGGTATGATTGATGAAGAAACTGATCCAAACCTTTTAACTGAAGAACAATAA
- the gatB gene encoding Asp-tRNA(Asn)/Glu-tRNA(Gln) amidotransferase subunit GatB yields MQNFEIIIGVENHVELKTNSKMFSPSKVSYGQTPNTLANEIDLAYPGTLPSVNKKGVELAILACNALNMQIDTLLTFDRKNYFYPDLTKGFQITQQFNPIGTNGSLEIILENGNKKVIEIERLHIEEDTAKQVHKDNLTYLDYNRSGVGLIEIVTKPVLRSAEEACLYVEKLREILLFLNVSDVKMNEGSLRTDLNISLRPYGSDKFSNKVEIKNLNSISNIKKAVEFEINRQKEILLKNQIVEQQTRRFDDQTNSTILMRSKIDSIDYRYFREPNIFPIQLDQKWVDQIISNSLELADQKRIRYVNELGLTSEDANIILTSLEMTNFFEKTIKLTTNYNKIAKMLISEIQAKLNLENKTIDQIELSPENLASVINLIDKNIISSKQTKVIMPIILDSNTETVEQIVERLNLKLITNKDEISKLLIDIINQNKELLNQYSTRPERVIKTIMGQLMKQTNGNVDPEIANEIVIKEIEKNL; encoded by the coding sequence ATGCAAAATTTTGAGATTATTATTGGAGTTGAAAACCATGTTGAATTAAAAACTAATTCAAAAATGTTTTCACCAAGTAAAGTTAGTTACGGACAAACTCCAAATACTTTAGCAAATGAAATTGATTTAGCTTATCCTGGAACTTTACCAAGTGTTAATAAAAAAGGAGTAGAGTTAGCTATTTTAGCATGTAATGCTTTAAATATGCAAATTGATACTTTATTAACTTTTGATCGTAAAAACTATTTTTATCCAGATTTAACTAAAGGTTTTCAAATCACTCAACAATTTAATCCAATTGGAACAAATGGTAGTTTAGAAATAATTTTAGAAAATGGAAATAAAAAAGTAATTGAAATTGAACGTTTGCATATTGAAGAAGATACTGCAAAACAAGTGCATAAAGATAATTTAACTTATCTTGACTATAATAGATCTGGTGTTGGATTAATTGAAATTGTTACAAAACCAGTATTAAGAAGTGCTGAAGAAGCTTGTTTATATGTTGAAAAGCTTAGAGAAATTTTATTATTTTTAAATGTTAGTGATGTAAAAATGAATGAAGGTTCACTAAGAACTGATTTAAATATTTCTTTAAGACCTTATGGTAGTGATAAATTTTCAAATAAAGTTGAAATCAAAAACTTAAACTCTATTTCAAATATTAAAAAAGCTGTTGAATTTGAAATTAATAGACAAAAAGAAATTTTATTAAAAAATCAAATTGTTGAACAACAAACAAGAAGATTTGATGATCAAACTAATTCAACTATTTTAATGAGAAGTAAAATAGATAGTATTGATTATAGATATTTTAGAGAACCAAATATTTTTCCAATCCAACTAGATCAAAAATGAGTTGATCAAATTATTTCAAATTCTCTTGAACTAGCAGATCAAAAACGTATTAGATATGTAAATGAATTAGGTTTAACTAGTGAAGATGCTAATATTATTTTAACTAGTTTAGAAATGACTAATTTTTTTGAAAAAACTATTAAATTAACTACTAATTATAATAAAATAGCTAAAATGTTAATTTCAGAAATTCAAGCTAAATTAAATTTAGAAAATAAAACAATAGATCAAATTGAATTAAGCCCAGAAAATTTAGCTAGTGTAATTAATTTAATTGATAAAAATATTATTTCATCAAAACAAACAAAAGTAATTATGCCAATTATATTAGATTCAAATACTGAAACTGTTGAACAAATTGTTGAAAGATTAAATCTAAAATTAATTACAAATAAAGATGAAATCTCAAAATTATTAATTGATATTATTAATCAAAATAAAGAGTTATTAAACCAATATTCAACTCGTCCTGAAAGAGTAATTAAAACAATTATGGGTCAGTTAATGAAACAAACTAATGGTAATGTTGATCCTGAAATTGCAAATGAAATTGTAATTAAAGAAATTGAAAAGAATTTATAA
- a CDS encoding amidase family protein has protein sequence MQDYRKKSIFEIHKDLVDKKYTVLDLTKEVLKNLKYELDSNAINYLAEIHALKQAKKVEENFDSNNLLCGIPYICKDNFSTKDIPTTASSKILENYIPNYSAALVDSLDKNQSILVGKSALDELGMGGTGLLSCNGKITNPWDKNRIVGGSSSGSAYLVAKGLVPFATGTDTGDSIRKPASYNGIVGFKPTYGVISRYGLLPYAPSLDTAGFFTKNVDDMAVLCDASYDNDTRDFSSTTADHVDFLKQINDFSNIKTFGYISSVIESLDQEHKTHYYNLFETLKNKGYQIKALDFRQDLLDAVLPVYLMIANSESVSTNSCLDGIKYGKRVDGNDYSEIMINSRTQGFGEIVRRRFAIGSLVLKGENQKKYLVQAKKVRTLINRDFNNLFEQIDVLLLPASPSIAPLIEEITNPNKKSQERDFIENILVLANFTGSPSITIPFFKTKNMPVGINITTKVKTDLSTLQAAKLLENIIGIKNQIVED, from the coding sequence ATGCAAGATTATAGAAAAAAAAGTATTTTTGAAATTCACAAAGATTTAGTAGATAAAAAATATACTGTTTTAGATCTAACTAAAGAAGTATTGAAGAATTTAAAATATGAATTAGATTCTAATGCAATTAATTATTTAGCTGAAATTCATGCTTTAAAACAAGCAAAAAAAGTTGAAGAAAATTTTGATAGCAATAATTTATTATGTGGAATTCCATATATTTGTAAAGATAATTTTTCAACAAAAGATATACCAACTACAGCTTCATCAAAAATACTAGAGAACTATATTCCAAATTATTCTGCTGCCTTAGTTGATTCACTAGATAAAAATCAATCTATATTAGTTGGAAAATCTGCTTTAGATGAACTTGGAATGGGTGGAACTGGATTATTATCATGTAATGGTAAGATTACAAATCCATGAGATAAAAATCGTATAGTTGGTGGTTCTAGTTCTGGGTCTGCTTATTTAGTAGCTAAAGGATTAGTTCCATTTGCAACAGGAACTGATACTGGTGATTCAATTAGAAAACCAGCTAGTTATAATGGAATAGTTGGGTTTAAGCCAACTTATGGAGTAATTTCAAGATATGGATTATTACCATATGCTCCAAGTTTAGATACAGCTGGATTTTTTACAAAAAATGTAGATGATATGGCAGTTTTATGTGATGCTAGTTATGATAATGATACTAGAGATTTTTCATCAACAACAGCTGATCATGTTGACTTTTTAAAACAAATAAATGATTTTTCAAATATTAAAACTTTTGGATATATTAGTTCAGTAATTGAAAGTTTAGATCAAGAACATAAAACTCATTACTATAATTTATTTGAAACATTAAAAAATAAAGGTTATCAAATTAAAGCTTTAGATTTTAGACAAGATTTATTAGATGCAGTTTTACCTGTTTATTTAATGATTGCAAATAGTGAAAGTGTTTCAACTAATTCTTGTTTAGATGGAATTAAATATGGAAAAAGAGTGGACGGAAATGATTATAGTGAAATTATGATCAATTCAAGAACTCAAGGTTTTGGTGAAATTGTTAGACGTAGATTTGCAATTGGTTCACTAGTTTTAAAAGGTGAAAATCAAAAAAAATATTTAGTACAAGCTAAAAAAGTTAGAACTTTAATTAATCGTGATTTTAATAATTTATTTGAACAAATTGATGTTTTATTATTACCAGCATCACCATCTATTGCTCCATTAATAGAAGAAATTACTAATCCAAATAAAAAATCTCAAGAAAGAGATTTTATTGAAAATATTTTAGTTTTAGCTAATTTTACAGGTAGTCCTTCAATTACTATTCCATTTTTTAAAACTAAAAATATGCCAGTTGGAATTAATATTACAACAAAAGTTAAAACAGATTTATCAACATTGCAAGCAGCTAAATTATTAGAAAATATTATTGGAATTAAAAACCAAATTGTTGAGGACTAG
- the gatC gene encoding Asp-tRNA(Asn)/Glu-tRNA(Gln) amidotransferase subunit GatC, which yields MSNRFNKEFWKELAHDFMFELNDEELENLMSVEDKLFDDFKKITSIDTTDVEPTFYTVNQIHSYLRDDEPIQTNCQKEILENAPTKHDDYITIARVVK from the coding sequence ATGTCAAATAGATTTAATAAAGAATTTTGAAAAGAATTAGCTCATGATTTTATGTTTGAATTAAACGATGAAGAGCTTGAAAACTTAATGAGTGTTGAAGACAAACTTTTTGATGATTTTAAAAAAATCACTAGTATTGATACAACAGATGTTGAACCAACTTTTTATACAGTTAATCAAATTCATTCATATTTAAGAGATGATGAACCAATACAAACTAATTGTCAAAAAGAAATTTTAGAAAATGCGCCAACTAAACATGATGATTACATCACAATAGCAAGGGTGGTTAAATAA
- the ligA gene encoding NAD-dependent DNA ligase LigA, with protein MSKEQVLLRINQLKEQLNLWSKQYYVDDNPSVDDTEYDLALKELISLENLYPEFITSDSPSQKVGGTVNEKFLKITHKTPMLSLGNVFNFDEFLEFNTQVSKVSNNLNNEYVAELKIDGLSISLVYENGVLVSAATRGNGIVGEDVTINVKTIKSIPLKISKKERVEVRGEIYLSKAEFEKINKKRLLNSEDLFANPRNAAAGTLRQLDSKIVASRNLDAFLYYYISDDSAKLNQYESILRLNQLGFKTNKETMLCKNLDQIKAYIQKYTNLKNDLDYQIDGIVFKINDKNLQNSLGFTSKIPKWAIAYKFPAEIKQTKLLDVFATVGRTGKITYNAKLEPVFLMGAKISAATLNNAEYIKTKDLRINSIVKIKKAGDVIPEVIEAIKDEDFYKLEKFKPALYCPNCYSLLEKNDGEVDQFCINSSCSMKILRSLQHFSSREAMNIVSLGDRSLEILFNLKIIQNISDIYKLEEYKDQILAIDNFGLKSYLNLIDSINASKNNSLEKVLFGLGIRHIGSKTAKILAKKYQNIDNLMSASYDELIQINSIGESLALSIVDWFKIEDNLKLINDLKSFNINFNYLGAKINSNSIIANKSFVITGTLTRPREEFKTLIENNAGKISGSISKQTDYLLVGNNVGSKLEKAKKLGVKIIDEQHFFDLLKLEKG; from the coding sequence ATGTCAAAAGAACAAGTTCTATTAAGAATTAATCAATTAAAAGAACAGTTAAACTTATGATCTAAACAATATTATGTTGATGATAATCCAAGTGTTGATGATACTGAGTATGACTTAGCTTTAAAAGAACTAATTAGTTTAGAAAATTTATATCCTGAATTTATTACAAGTGATTCACCTAGTCAAAAAGTTGGTGGAACGGTTAATGAAAAGTTTTTAAAAATAACTCACAAAACTCCAATGCTAAGTTTAGGCAATGTTTTTAATTTTGATGAATTTTTAGAATTTAATACTCAAGTAAGTAAAGTTTCAAACAATTTAAATAATGAATATGTAGCTGAATTAAAAATTGATGGTTTATCAATTTCATTAGTTTATGAAAATGGAGTTTTAGTATCAGCTGCTACTAGAGGTAATGGTATTGTAGGTGAAGATGTCACTATTAATGTAAAAACTATTAAATCTATTCCTTTAAAAATTAGTAAAAAAGAACGTGTTGAAGTTAGAGGAGAAATATATTTATCTAAAGCTGAATTTGAAAAAATTAATAAAAAAAGATTATTAAATAGTGAAGATTTATTTGCAAATCCTAGAAATGCAGCCGCTGGTACTTTGAGACAGTTAGATTCAAAAATAGTTGCAAGTAGAAATCTTGATGCTTTTTTATATTATTACATTAGTGATGATTCAGCTAAGCTTAATCAATATGAATCCATTTTAAGACTAAATCAGCTAGGTTTTAAAACTAATAAAGAAACAATGTTGTGCAAAAATTTAGATCAAATTAAAGCATATATACAAAAATATACTAATTTAAAAAATGATTTAGATTATCAAATTGATGGAATTGTATTTAAAATTAATGATAAAAACTTACAAAATAGTTTAGGGTTTACTAGTAAAATTCCAAAGTGAGCAATTGCTTATAAATTTCCAGCTGAAATTAAACAAACTAAATTATTAGATGTATTTGCTACAGTTGGAAGAACTGGAAAAATTACTTATAATGCTAAACTTGAACCTGTTTTTTTAATGGGAGCTAAAATTAGTGCTGCTACTTTAAATAATGCAGAATATATTAAAACAAAAGATCTAAGAATTAATAGTATAGTTAAAATAAAAAAAGCTGGAGATGTTATTCCAGAAGTTATTGAAGCTATTAAAGATGAAGATTTTTATAAATTAGAAAAATTTAAACCTGCATTATATTGTCCAAATTGTTATTCTTTATTAGAAAAAAATGATGGTGAAGTTGATCAGTTTTGTATAAATTCTTCTTGTTCTATGAAAATATTAAGATCATTACAACATTTTAGTAGCAGAGAAGCTATGAATATTGTAAGTTTAGGAGATAGAAGTTTAGAGATTTTATTTAATCTAAAAATTATTCAAAATATTTCAGATATTTATAAATTAGAAGAATATAAAGATCAAATTTTAGCAATTGATAATTTTGGTTTAAAAAGTTATTTAAATTTAATTGATTCAATTAATGCTTCTAAAAATAATTCTTTAGAAAAAGTTTTATTTGGTTTAGGAATTAGACATATTGGAAGTAAAACCGCAAAAATTTTAGCTAAAAAATATCAAAATATAGATAATTTAATGAGTGCTAGTTATGATGAATTAATTCAAATAAATTCAATTGGAGAATCTTTAGCTTTATCTATTGTTGATTGATTTAAAATAGAAGATAATTTAAAACTAATTAATGATTTAAAATCATTTAATATTAATTTTAATTATTTGGGAGCAAAAATTAATTCTAATTCAATAATTGCTAATAAATCATTTGTAATTACTGGAACTTTAACAAGACCAAGAGAAGAATTTAAAACACTAATTGAAAATAATGCTGGTAAGATAAGTGGCTCAATTTCTAAACAAACTGACTATTTATTAGTTGGTAATAATGTAGGTTCTAAACTAGAAAAAGCAAAAAAATTAGGTGTTAAAATTATAGATGAACAGCATTTTTTTGATTTATTAAAATTAGAGAAAGGATAA
- a CDS encoding RluA family pseudouridine synthase, giving the protein MTKFIVNKNDQNQTLFKFLKKTFKTTPISVIYKWIRNKSIKINSKRINDKNYLLKVNDIIEVYDSNKPIIRDQFNYISNVNLDIVYEDNNILIVNKSNNLEMHSTYNLCLDDMVKSYLVDKKEYDIYLENSFVISHVHRLDKLTSGLVIYAKNKISSTILTNAFKSNDQINKYYYALTSYDWNLNDFLQVNGYISYDSNTQKADFSLVEKNNYKYCQTEFKLINKNLILVKLITGKKHQIRSVLSFYNNPILNDFRYNGKKENDQKMIYLAAFKIEFKNLKKPLDYLNNKVIIKNPDWISRR; this is encoded by the coding sequence ATGACAAAATTTATTGTTAATAAAAATGATCAAAATCAAACTTTATTTAAGTTTTTAAAAAAAACTTTTAAAACTACTCCTATAAGTGTTATTTATAAATGAATAAGAAATAAATCTATTAAGATAAATTCTAAAAGAATTAATGATAAAAATTATTTATTAAAAGTAAATGATATTATTGAAGTTTATGATTCAAATAAACCAATAATTAGAGATCAATTTAACTATATTAGTAATGTTAATTTAGATATTGTTTATGAAGATAATAATATTTTAATAGTTAACAAGTCTAATAATTTAGAAATGCATTCAACATATAATTTATGTTTAGATGATATGGTTAAATCTTATTTAGTTGATAAAAAAGAGTATGATATTTATTTAGAAAATTCATTTGTGATTTCTCATGTTCATCGATTAGATAAATTAACTAGTGGCTTAGTAATTTATGCTAAAAATAAAATTAGTTCAACTATTTTAACTAATGCATTTAAATCAAACGATCAAATTAATAAATATTATTATGCACTAACTAGTTATGATTGAAATTTAAATGATTTTTTACAAGTTAATGGTTATATTAGTTATGATAGTAATACTCAAAAAGCTGATTTTAGTTTAGTTGAAAAAAATAACTATAAATATTGTCAAACTGAGTTTAAACTAATTAATAAAAATTTAATTTTAGTAAAATTAATAACAGGTAAAAAACACCAAATTAGAAGTGTGTTAAGTTTTTATAATAATCCTATTTTAAATGATTTTAGATATAATGGTAAAAAAGAAAATGATCAAAAAATGATCTATTTAGCAGCTTTTAAAATTGAATTTAAAAATTTAAAAAAACCTTTAGATTATTTAAATAATAAAGTAATTATAAAAAACCCAGATTGAATTAGTAGGAGGTAA
- a CDS encoding CPBP family intramembrane glutamic endopeptidase: MIKKFSIKDTGVDQQYPFDFKFYKPKVEGMIILFSLVILPLIAVIFLNVFKTQLNITDERIGLIFQLSSILFTLVGATIFWSRNPMSFWKSGVGILFGFPIFLQLFGLAFGLLANLVGVFNNNNNNAWSDIYNLLVQTVAEVLVIIFAFNKINNLKSKVKKTFKENKKLLMPIAILFAIVAFFVGNTLYSLIITELKLNLGESKNQEGLVSPFKVQGITKYIYMVLFIILTVFIAPLCEEIVARQALFTGVSNKVLSIIVSSLYFGILHISSGDVYNIFPYVIGGFFFSLAFSFSKGNLSYCWLSHSFYNLISVVLIIASLYIK, encoded by the coding sequence ATGATTAAAAAATTTAGTATTAAAGATACTGGTGTTGATCAACAATATCCATTTGATTTTAAGTTTTATAAACCTAAAGTTGAAGGAATGATTATTTTATTTTCATTAGTTATTTTGCCATTAATTGCAGTAATTTTTTTAAATGTTTTTAAAACTCAATTAAATATAACAGATGAAAGAATAGGATTAATTTTTCAACTTTCAAGTATTTTATTTACTTTAGTTGGAGCAACTATTTTTTGATCTAGAAATCCTATGAGTTTTTGAAAGTCTGGAGTTGGAATATTGTTTGGTTTTCCAATATTTTTACAACTATTTGGATTAGCTTTTGGTTTATTAGCAAATTTAGTTGGTGTTTTTAATAATAACAATAATAATGCTTGATCTGATATTTATAATCTTTTAGTTCAAACTGTTGCTGAAGTTTTAGTAATTATTTTTGCATTTAATAAAATAAATAATTTAAAAAGTAAAGTTAAAAAAACTTTTAAAGAAAATAAAAAACTTTTAATGCCCATTGCAATTCTTTTTGCAATTGTTGCTTTTTTTGTAGGTAATACTTTATATAGTTTAATAATTACAGAATTAAAGTTAAATTTAGGTGAATCAAAAAATCAAGAAGGTTTAGTTTCACCTTTTAAAGTACAAGGAATTACTAAATACATTTATATGGTTTTATTTATCATTTTAACTGTTTTTATAGCTCCTTTGTGTGAAGAAATAGTAGCTAGACAAGCTCTATTTACAGGGGTTTCAAATAAAGTTTTATCAATCATAGTATCTAGTTTATATTTTGGAATTTTACATATTTCAAGTGGAGATGTTTATAATATTTTTCCATATGTTATAGGTGGGTTTTTCTTTTCATTAGCGTTTAGTTTTTCTAAAGGTAATTTAAGTTATTGTTGATTATCTCATTCTTTTTATAATTTAATTTCAGTAGTTTTAATAATAGCTAGTTTATATATAAAATAG
- a CDS encoding HPr family phosphocarrier protein: MAKFSAIITDKVGLHARPASVLAKEASEFSSNITIIANEKQGNLKSIMNVMAMAIKTGTEITIQADGNDADQAIQAIKQTMIDTALIQR; the protein is encoded by the coding sequence ATGGCAAAGTTTTCAGCTATCATTACAGATAAAGTAGGATTACATGCAAGACCAGCTTCAGTACTAGCTAAAGAAGCTTCTGAATTTAGTTCAAACATTACTATAATAGCAAATGAAAAACAAGGTAATTTAAAATCAATTATGAATGTAATGGCAATGGCTATAAAAACTGGAACCGAAATAACTATTCAAGCTGATGGAAATGATGCTGATCAAGCAATACAAGCAATCAAACAAACTATGATTGATACAGCTTTAATACAAAGATAA